The Streptococcus sp. oral taxon 431 nucleotide sequence TCCCTTGAAAAAATCAATGACTTTATCAAGAAATAAGGAGTTTAACTGGGAAGGGATTCAGGTTAGGGTCAGCCTTCCTTCAACCTATGACTCTAAACAAGCCTACCCAGTTGTGCTCTTAAACGATGGGGAACTGGATTATTTATCAGACCTATCCCAATCTGTGATTTTGGTGGGCTTGATTCCAGAAAATCGTCTGGATGACTTTACACCTTGGCAAGCTAGTGCTTTGAAAGAAGGGGGCTCAGACTTTGGTGGAAGACTAGACCGATACCATCAAAAGCTCTTTCAAGGGATTCTAACAACTCTGCAAAAGGACTACTTGATTGATGAAAGTCGAATTGCCTATGGTGGCTATTCACTTGGCGGTCTTGCTGCTGTTTATAGTCTCTATAGTAGCTATCTTCCTTTGAGCTGTATTTTCTCTATCTGTGGTTCCTTCTGGTATCCAGACTTTATAGATTTTTGTAGGGGACATGACTTGATACAGAGCCAAAGCCTTATTTATCTACAAAATGGTCAGACAGAAGGTGCTAATCATTCCAACCGTTTGTCTAAGGCTCCTATTTTTGCTAGAAACATTCATGATCTGATTTCAGAAGCAGTTCCCTCAACTTATTCTACTTTTGATGCTTATGGGCATCATGAAGCTCTTGAGCAACGCTATCATCATTTTTGTGATTGGCTGAGAGAAGAGTGGAATCTTAAGTAAAAATCTAATACTCTTTGTTTATGATGGACAGAGAGTATTTTTCTTGTCTTTATTCGTGTATATTTTGAAATTTCCGTGGGTTTGTCTAAATCGAAAGTTTAACTGTAATGCATCAAAATGTGGTATAATGAGTAGATAGATAGAATCGAGGATATTATGTCATTTACGAAATTTAAGTTTAAAAAATATATAGATGAAGCTTTGGAGGAGTTGAAATTTACCACTCCTACCGAGGTTCAGGAAAAGTTAATTCCTATTGTCCTAGCAGGTCGTGACTTGGTCGGTGAATCCAAAACAGGTTCAGGGAAAACTCATACCTTCTTGCTTCCAATTTTCCAACAGTTGGATGAAGAGAGCGATAGTGTGCAGGCAGTTATCACAGCTCCAAGTCGTGAATTGGCGACTCAGATTTACCAAGCTGCTCGTCAAATTGCAGGACATTCTGAAGTAGAAATTCGTGTTGTTAACTATGTTGGTGGTACAGATAAGGCCCGCCAAATTGAAAAACTGGCAAGCAACCAGCCCCACATTGTTATCGGAACACCAGGTCGTATCTATGATTTGGTAAAATCTGGTGATCTTGCCATCCACAAGGCTAAGACCTTTGTAGTCGATGAAGCCGACATGACCTTGGATATGGGATTCTTGGAGACGGTTGATAAGATTGCAGGAAGTCTTCCGAAAGACTTGCAGTTTATGGTCTTCTCAGCGACTATTCCGCAAAAACTGCAACCATTCTTGAAAAAATACTTGTCTAATCCAGTTATGGAAAAAATCAAGACCAAAACAGTTATCTCAGATACCATTGATAACTGGTTGATTTCGACTAAAGGTCGTGATAAGAATGCCCAGATTTATGAATTGACTCAAGTCATGCAACCATATCTAGCCATGATTTTTGTCAATACTAAGACACGTGCAGATGAATTGCATACCTACCTAACAGCTCAAGGCTTGAAGGTTGCTAAGATTCATGGAGATATTGCACCTCGTGAACGTAAACGTATCATGAATCAGGTCAAGAACCTTGATTTTGAGTATATTGTTGCGACTGACTTGGCTGCGCGTGGGATTGATATTGAAGGTGTCAGCCATGTTATCAATGATGCTATTCCACAAGACTTGTCCTTCTTTGTCCACCGTGTTGGACGAACTGGACGTAATGGTCTACCAGGTACAGCTATTACCCTTTACCAGCCTAGTGACGACTCAGATATTCGTGAGTTAGAGAAACTAGGGATCAAGTTTGTGCCTAAGATGGTTAAAGACGGAGAATTCCAAGATACTTATGACCGTGATCGTCGTGCCAATCGTGAGAAGAAACAAGAAAAATTGGACATCGAAATGATTGGCTTGGTTAAAAAGAAAAAGAAAAAAGTCAAACCAGGATATAAGAAAAAAATCCAGTGGGCTGTCGATGAAAAACGTCGTAAAGCCAAGCGAGCAGAAGGTCGTGCCCGCGGACGCGCAGAGCGAAAAGCCAAACGCCAGACATTTTAAGAATAAGACAGTAGAACCAAGTCGGTTTTACTGTTTTTTTATAGTTCAACACTGGGATTGGTGAAATAAATGTTATTGTTTATTTGATATATGTGTGTACCGGTCTCGCTCCTCTCTTTCATATATTGATTATTGGTTCAGAAGTGACTACTGGAAAAATAGTTTTAACTATCTTAGGCATACTTTATGCTATCTTTTTAACGATTGCTAGAATTTATCGAAAGTTTTTCTGGTAAGAATTATCATGAATTATTAAAATCCCATCAGAAATTTGAACTGCACCCCAAAAGTTAGACAGAAAAAATCTAACTTTTGGGGTGTTTTATTATGAAATTGAATTATGAAGATAAAGTTCAGATTTATGAACTAAGAAAGCAAGGACAAAGTTTCAAACAGCTTTCGAAAAGATTTAGTGTGGATGTTTCTGGTCTAAAGTACATGATGAAATTAATTGACCGTTATGGCATAGATATCGTAAAGAAAGGGATGAATCGTTATTATTCTCCAGAACTAAAACAACAAACGAATTAAAGTCAAACTAAAAGGACTTAGCCCTGTGGCAATACAGAACTAAATCCTTTCAATAATTATTTGTCCAACTTTTGGGGGTAAGTACAGCTTTCCTTTTTGGTATAAAATATGTGCTTTCTATGACTAGGCAATTTTCTTAATCGAAAAATTACGAAATAGAAAGAGAGATTTCAAATCCATGCATCCATTCGGATTTTACTACGATGTCGATTTTTAAAGCATCTGCTAATTGTTTGACAAGATAGAGACCCATGCCTGTTGATTTTTTCCTTGTCTCTCCTGAATCACCTGTAAATCCTTTTTCAAAGATATGAGGGAGGTCGCAAGCTTTAACTCCACACCCATTATCCCTAATAATCAGTGTTTTGCGCCCCTTGTCACTTGACATAGAAATCTTGAGTTCTGGTTTGTCAGAGCTATATTTAAGGGCGTTGGCTAGTATTTGAGACAGGATAAATACAAAACTGCGTTGATCGGTGTAGCAGATTCCTTGTATGTTCTCTAACTTAATCGTAAAATTCTTTTCTTTGAGCAAGGGATCAAAGTTCTCTAAAAGATCTTGGATACACTCTTCTAGGTCAAGGTCTTCAAATAGAAAATCATTTTTCTCACTTTTCACTCTGTAGTAGAATAGGATCTGTGATACATTTCCTTGGATTTGATTTTTCACATAGTCCAATTTAAAAGCAGTATCCTCAGGTAGTTGGTCACTTTGATTGTCTAAAAGGAGGGAAAGAAGCGATAAAGGAAGTTTAATCTCATGCGCCCATTTTTCAACATAGTCCTCGTACTCGGCTAGTAATGAGTTGAGTTTTCCTATTTGAGCCTGCTTTTGATAAAGTGTATCTGCTATTTTTTCAATGCTTTCTTTCTCTGAGGCACTTGATAAATTCAATAATTCAAGCTCAGTATCGATCTTAGGATTGGCTATGAAGGATTTATAGGCAGCGGCTTTTTTTCTTTCTGTTCTTATAAGTAAGAATGATAGGATGAAAAAAAGCAGGACGGTGGCTAAAATATAGAGAAGGATGAGAGCTTGAAACATTCTCACATCTGAAAGCCAAAGCAGGACAGCTGTAAATAGATCAAAGGTTAAGAGAACAAGTAACCAAGGCAGATAACTAGCTAGATATTTTAGATTATGTTTCATCTGGACTTACCTCTTCTAGCTTGTAGCCAATACCTCTGACGGACTTGACTTTAAGGGCAATGCCAGCCTGTTTCATCACCTTTTTCAGCCTTGCAATGTTTACTTGTAGGGCATTTTCATCGATGAACTCAGTTGTATTCCACAGTTTCATGCTTAGTTCTTCTTTTGTGACGACAGAATCAGTTGCCACTAATAAGGTTTCTAACAATTTCCCTTGATTTTGAGGGAGTAAAATCGAATGTCCGTTGATATAAAGAGTATAGGTATTTCTATCCAGCAGGAAATTATCTTTTTCAAGCAAATTTTGTCTACCTTCATAGCGTTTCAAGATGTTTTCTATACGAGCCAAGAATCTTTCTTTCTTGAAAGGTTTTGTTAAGTACTCGTCAGCCCCTAATTTTAGGGCGTAAATCTCATCTTTTAGTTGTTCACGGGAGGTGAGAACCAATATGGGCACAGAGCGTTTGGACTTGAGATTTTTACAAATTTGAAAACCTGTTTCTCCTGGTAAATTCAAATCCAGTATGATTAAATCCGTATCGTATTGCAATACTTGCTGGCTTGTATCTTTGAAGTCCGTCAACTTATCAACTTGATAACCCGCCTTCTCTAACAAAATGACAATTTCATCTCGAATCAAGGCTTCATCTTCAATTACCAGAATATGCTTCATATCGGCTCCTCCTTTTCCTATTTTATTCTACCTTATTCATCTCTTTTGGGTTCCATTAATGACAACAAGTACTTGTTGCTATTTTTCTTTACAATTTTTATATAGATGACTTCAAATCCAGCTAACAGTAGTATTATCAGCATGGCTGTGATAAATTTCTGCCCCATAGCCATTCTTGCACTGGCTGGTACTATTCCTGTGAGGAGGGAGCTCACTCCGAAGCTACTACTGATAAGTGCAAGAGCTATTGGCAGACCAAAATACCAATTGATTTGCTTTTCTGAAGATTTACAAAGAGTTTCGTAGTTTGCTCCAAGATGGATTAAGGTCTGGTATCGTCTGTAGGATTGTCTTTGTCCCATCAAAAACTGAACGCCGATAATTGTATTTGCGACAACAAGGAAGATGATAGCCAGATAGATGGTGATATAGCTGGCAGAGATAATGTAAAATAATTGTCTTCCCATATTTTGTATATAACTTTCATAGCCAAGAGGGCTTTGATTCAGCTTTTTATTGGTATCTGAGATAGCTTTCATCAGGCC carries:
- a CDS encoding DEAD/DEAH box helicase; this translates as MSFTKFKFKKYIDEALEELKFTTPTEVQEKLIPIVLAGRDLVGESKTGSGKTHTFLLPIFQQLDEESDSVQAVITAPSRELATQIYQAARQIAGHSEVEIRVVNYVGGTDKARQIEKLASNQPHIVIGTPGRIYDLVKSGDLAIHKAKTFVVDEADMTLDMGFLETVDKIAGSLPKDLQFMVFSATIPQKLQPFLKKYLSNPVMEKIKTKTVISDTIDNWLISTKGRDKNAQIYELTQVMQPYLAMIFVNTKTRADELHTYLTAQGLKVAKIHGDIAPRERKRIMNQVKNLDFEYIVATDLAARGIDIEGVSHVINDAIPQDLSFFVHRVGRTGRNGLPGTAITLYQPSDDSDIRELEKLGIKFVPKMVKDGEFQDTYDRDRRANREKKQEKLDIEMIGLVKKKKKKVKPGYKKKIQWAVDEKRRKAKRAEGRARGRAERKAKRQTF
- a CDS encoding alpha/beta hydrolase-fold protein yields the protein MTLSRNKEFNWEGIQVRVSLPSTYDSKQAYPVVLLNDGELDYLSDLSQSVILVGLIPENRLDDFTPWQASALKEGGSDFGGRLDRYHQKLFQGILTTLQKDYLIDESRIAYGGYSLGGLAAVYSLYSSYLPLSCIFSICGSFWYPDFIDFCRGHDLIQSQSLIYLQNGQTEGANHSNRLSKAPIFARNIHDLISEAVPSTYSTFDAYGHHEALEQRYHHFCDWLREEWNLK
- a CDS encoding response regulator transcription factor; the encoded protein is MKHILVIEDEALIRDEIVILLEKAGYQVDKLTDFKDTSQQVLQYDTDLIILDLNLPGETGFQICKNLKSKRSVPILVLTSREQLKDEIYALKLGADEYLTKPFKKERFLARIENILKRYEGRQNLLEKDNFLLDRNTYTLYINGHSILLPQNQGKLLETLLVATDSVVTKEELSMKLWNTTEFIDENALQVNIARLKKVMKQAGIALKVKSVRGIGYKLEEVSPDET
- a CDS encoding sensor histidine kinase, giving the protein MKHNLKYLASYLPWLLVLLTFDLFTAVLLWLSDVRMFQALILLYILATVLLFFILSFLLIRTERKKAAAYKSFIANPKIDTELELLNLSSASEKESIEKIADTLYQKQAQIGKLNSLLAEYEDYVEKWAHEIKLPLSLLSLLLDNQSDQLPEDTAFKLDYVKNQIQGNVSQILFYYRVKSEKNDFLFEDLDLEECIQDLLENFDPLLKEKNFTIKLENIQGICYTDQRSFVFILSQILANALKYSSDKPELKISMSSDKGRKTLIIRDNGCGVKACDLPHIFEKGFTGDSGETRKKSTGMGLYLVKQLADALKIDIVVKSEWMHGFEISLSIS